The following coding sequences lie in one Rothia sp. SD9660Na genomic window:
- a CDS encoding RNA polymerase sigma factor: protein MTANTASHSLRSTSSERFSVSPAARKKATSETAATKATAKKTSTRAKAKKADEAADAVEADDEESAAPQRAPKKTAAKKAAPKKSRKAKGEDDDFADDDINLDDEDLDTDDIEDVDEDDDEDEADSVTKEEKKEAEAVAAKGSGFVLTNNDEDDAPAVRVVTPGATADPVKDYLKQIGKVALLNAEQEVDLAMRIEAGLYAEHKLKENPDMDPQLKKELRWVIHDGRRAKNHLLEANLRLVVSLAKRYTGRGMLFLDLIQEGNLGLIRAVEKFDYSKGFKFSTYATWWIRQAITRAMADQARTIRIPVHMVEVINKLARVQRQMLQDLGREPTPEELAKELDMTPEKVIEVQKYGREPISLHTPLGEDGDSEFGDLIEDSEAVVPADAVSFTLLQEQLHSVLDTLSEREAGVVAMRFGMTDGQPKTLDEIGKVYGVTRERIRQIESKTMSKLRHPSRSQVLRDYLD, encoded by the coding sequence TTGACCGCGAACACCGCATCACACTCGCTACGGTCAACTAGCTCAGAAAGGTTTTCTGTGTCACCAGCCGCACGCAAGAAAGCAACCAGCGAAACCGCTGCAACCAAAGCCACCGCTAAAAAAACCTCAACTCGCGCCAAAGCAAAAAAGGCTGACGAGGCAGCAGACGCCGTAGAAGCAGACGACGAAGAAAGCGCCGCACCTCAGCGAGCCCCCAAGAAGACCGCAGCTAAGAAGGCTGCCCCCAAGAAGAGCCGCAAAGCTAAGGGCGAGGACGACGATTTCGCCGACGACGATATCAATCTGGACGACGAGGACCTCGATACCGACGACATCGAAGATGTCGATGAAGACGATGATGAAGACGAGGCAGACTCTGTCACCAAGGAAGAGAAGAAAGAAGCCGAAGCTGTAGCAGCTAAGGGCTCTGGTTTCGTCCTGACCAACAACGATGAAGACGACGCTCCTGCCGTCCGCGTCGTCACCCCCGGTGCTACCGCAGACCCCGTCAAGGACTACCTCAAGCAGATCGGTAAGGTTGCCCTGCTGAACGCTGAGCAGGAAGTCGACCTGGCTATGCGTATTGAGGCAGGCCTCTACGCCGAGCACAAGCTCAAAGAGAACCCCGATATGGACCCGCAGCTCAAGAAGGAACTGCGCTGGGTAATTCACGATGGCCGTCGCGCCAAGAACCACCTGCTGGAAGCCAACCTGCGTCTGGTGGTCTCACTAGCTAAGCGTTACACCGGCCGCGGTATGCTCTTCCTCGACCTGATTCAGGAAGGTAACCTGGGTCTGATTCGAGCCGTTGAGAAGTTCGACTACTCAAAGGGCTTCAAGTTCTCAACCTACGCAACCTGGTGGATTCGTCAGGCTATCACCCGTGCAATGGCTGACCAGGCCCGTACCATCCGCATCCCCGTGCATATGGTTGAAGTGATCAACAAGCTGGCCCGTGTCCAGCGTCAGATGCTGCAGGATCTGGGCCGCGAACCCACCCCTGAAGAGCTCGCCAAGGAACTCGATATGACCCCCGAAAAGGTCATCGAGGTTCAGAAGTACGGCCGCGAGCCGATTTCCCTGCACACCCCTCTGGGTGAGGACGGCGACTCTGAGTTTGGCGACCTGATTGAGGACTCCGAAGCGGTAGTACCTGCTGATGCTGTCTCATTCACCCTTCTCCAGGAGCAGCTGCACTCGGTTCTTGATACCCTCTCTGAGCGTGAAGCAGGCGTGGTCGCTATGCGCTTTGGTATGACCGACGGGCAGCCCAAGACCCTTGACGAAATCGGCAAGGTCTATGGCGTTACCCGCGAACGCATTCGCCAGATTGAATCAAAGACTATGTCTAAGCTCCGTCACCCCAGCCGTTCTCAGGTTCTGCGTGACTACCTAGACTAA
- a CDS encoding DUF4192 family protein, with amino-acid sequence MTEKHHTPEEPIVTYLSSERDVLALALHLLGYWPEKSIILLALSDGGAGPLLRVDMPDVSEVAPDDFLTYIFEAFPTHSPTGDPITSVFLLLFADGAASGEADVSVEKTFLEAAQCYAELAPAHATLHGLNVLDVLAVGQQAYWAVEPAEGQLAPAGFLDEVLTSPLYSELVAHGSLVASDSHEAQELKNRTTLGTEDPEGQERWQVNAEAYSAFYLEEKQEQNPQEACQIAAELELWEQAIGAVASLLDGPQGSRGLYAGTLADAIRAKVIPDAAGFLITSFDSFATLQLVILQACRTLKDSLAALRALEQGSQELGLNRQTARDRVLPLPSTLQRYQLDRLSQPEQGVYEQIDSTEDSLKEMAETLFGIDPTPPDWKRLEALLHLAAVLESSAGGKAEASLLAAQAWVSWMRGNSTEAFHLLEAIDSTYRDGGSLPLHYLLSVSAFPTWLTLPGGAPETYVTKNSR; translated from the coding sequence ATGACAGAGAAGCATCACACCCCAGAAGAACCTATCGTTACTTACCTCAGCTCGGAGCGTGACGTCCTTGCCCTTGCTCTGCACCTTTTAGGCTACTGGCCTGAAAAGTCCATCATACTCTTGGCTCTGAGCGATGGGGGAGCAGGGCCCCTGCTGCGTGTTGATATGCCCGATGTTTCTGAGGTAGCGCCGGATGACTTTCTGACCTATATCTTCGAGGCCTTCCCCACCCACAGCCCTACCGGGGACCCCATCACCAGTGTATTCTTGCTGCTCTTCGCCGACGGAGCAGCCTCCGGAGAAGCAGACGTTTCGGTAGAAAAAACCTTCCTAGAAGCAGCCCAATGCTATGCGGAGCTCGCGCCAGCCCACGCCACCCTTCACGGGCTGAATGTACTCGATGTGCTTGCGGTGGGGCAGCAGGCCTATTGGGCTGTGGAACCGGCTGAAGGGCAGCTGGCTCCCGCCGGTTTTCTAGACGAGGTCTTGACCAGCCCGCTGTATAGCGAACTGGTAGCCCACGGGTCGCTTGTCGCGAGCGATTCACATGAAGCTCAGGAACTTAAGAATCGTACGACACTGGGAACTGAGGACCCTGAGGGGCAAGAACGCTGGCAGGTTAATGCGGAGGCCTATAGCGCTTTCTACCTGGAAGAGAAACAAGAGCAAAACCCCCAAGAAGCCTGCCAAATTGCTGCTGAACTAGAGCTATGGGAACAGGCTATAGGTGCCGTTGCGTCCCTGCTTGATGGGCCGCAGGGTAGCAGGGGCCTCTACGCTGGGACCTTAGCCGATGCTATACGCGCCAAGGTGATTCCCGATGCAGCTGGTTTTCTGATCACTTCTTTCGATAGCTTTGCAACCCTCCAGCTCGTGATTCTTCAGGCCTGCCGCACCCTCAAAGACTCACTAGCAGCTCTGAGAGCTTTAGAACAGGGCAGCCAAGAACTGGGACTGAACAGGCAAACTGCGAGGGATAGGGTTCTGCCCCTGCCGTCAACCCTGCAGCGGTACCAGCTTGATCGTCTCAGTCAGCCTGAACAGGGTGTGTATGAGCAGATAGATAGCACCGAAGACAGTCTGAAGGAAATGGCTGAAACTCTCTTTGGTATAGACCCCACCCCGCCAGACTGGAAGCGCCTGGAAGCCTTGTTGCATTTGGCAGCCGTGCTGGAAAGCTCCGCTGGGGGAAAAGCCGAAGCTTCCCTTCTTGCTGCACAAGCGTGGGTAAGCTGGATGCGGGGCAACTCTACAGAAGCTTTCCACCTGCTGGAGGCTATCGACAGTACCTACCGCGATGGGGGCTCTCTACCCCTGCATTACCTTTTGAGCGTCAGTGCTTTCCCTACCTGGCTTACTCTGCCCGGCGGAGCTCCAGAGACTTACGTGACCAAGAACAGCAGATAA
- a CDS encoding PAC2 family protein, protein MTHEDRLYIAHAGAFENDRLRGLPLVIALSHPQDAGGTAGHLGEVLLHELDNVPVIEFDADRLHDYRSRKPRITFKKDHYTNPVLPELKLYAVEDRLGKPFLLLTGAEPDLLWQRFTADVVDIAQRLEVSVAMSVTGFPMPVPHTRPIPVTAHGSRKDLTVGISSFQPEALVPGSVSSLLEVRLTEAGIGTAGFAVNVPQYLSESELPQTALVAMEHLSLAAKLSLPSDRLRELSENVQLQIDEQASASPEIQMMIQRLEESYDANAAQGFGSLPLSERAAGRVPSRDEIGDEVEAFLAQLDHNTRDADGDGPRGLGPSGS, encoded by the coding sequence ATGACGCACGAAGATCGGCTGTATATAGCTCACGCCGGGGCGTTTGAAAACGACCGATTGAGAGGTCTGCCCCTCGTCATTGCCCTCTCACACCCCCAGGACGCTGGTGGCACCGCAGGGCACCTGGGTGAAGTGCTTCTGCATGAACTTGATAATGTGCCGGTCATCGAATTTGATGCTGACCGCCTGCACGACTACCGATCACGCAAACCTCGCATTACCTTCAAAAAAGACCACTACACCAACCCGGTGCTTCCTGAACTCAAGCTGTACGCGGTGGAAGATCGACTGGGCAAGCCTTTCTTGTTGTTGACCGGTGCTGAACCCGACTTGCTCTGGCAGCGGTTTACAGCTGATGTGGTTGACATTGCACAGCGTCTTGAGGTATCGGTAGCCATGTCTGTGACCGGTTTCCCCATGCCGGTACCGCATACCCGCCCTATCCCCGTAACGGCGCATGGGTCCCGTAAGGACCTGACGGTCGGCATTTCCTCTTTCCAGCCCGAGGCTCTGGTGCCTGGGTCGGTATCGAGCCTGCTGGAGGTGCGCCTGACCGAGGCCGGTATTGGAACGGCCGGTTTCGCAGTGAACGTGCCGCAGTACCTGTCGGAGTCGGAGCTGCCCCAGACCGCTCTTGTCGCTATGGAGCACCTGTCGCTGGCCGCTAAGCTGAGCCTGCCTTCGGATCGCCTGCGTGAGCTGTCTGAGAATGTTCAGCTACAGATTGACGAGCAGGCTAGCGCAAGCCCTGAAATCCAGATGATGATTCAGCGGCTCGAAGAGTCCTACGACGCAAACGCCGCCCAGGGCTTCGGTAGCCTACCCCTCTCTGAGCGTGCCGCCGGTCGGGTGCCGAGCCGGGATGAAATCGGTGATGAGGTAGAGGCTTTCTTGGCCCAGCTCGATCACAACACTCGGGATGCAGACGGCGACGGCCCCCGCGGTCTGGGCCCCTCCGGTTCCTAA
- a CDS encoding leucyl aminopeptidase: MSDSHDLSFSVTTPDLEALEADVLVLGVYSGKEGPSLATNPLDAETAEGLEAILEDLGVSGGQDELVRLPGFDEAGADVVALIGLGSQKEDAAAHRVALRYAAGSAVRQLAGVETVALALGAESVEEVAAIAEGAAYGAFADTQLRAKTADSVKAPVAEVLIVTDVAPAEAESALTRALILGEAVDHTRRLVNTPPSHLYPETFAERALTRVEGLDNVETKVWDYEELVAEGFGGIAGVGQGSERKPRLVEVKYTPEKAEKTVAIVGKGITFDTGGISLKPAGSMTTMKSDMAGAATVLNVVAAASELNLPVAVHGYLCLAENMPGGNSIRPEDVLTMRSGHTVEVMNTDAEGRLVMADGLALASEGEPDVLLDIATLTGAQLIALGVRTAAVMGDDTVRQQVVEAATEAGEDYWPMPMPEHLRKSLKSPVADLQNIGSRYGGMLVAGQFLEEFVGEKDGAKIPWAHLDFAGPSFNEEGPYGYTPKEGTGHSIATLIKFIEAYA, translated from the coding sequence GTGAGCGATTCTCACGATCTGTCATTCTCTGTAACAACCCCCGATCTTGAAGCCCTTGAGGCCGATGTGCTGGTGCTCGGTGTGTATTCCGGCAAGGAAGGCCCCTCGCTGGCCACTAACCCCCTCGACGCAGAAACCGCCGAGGGCCTCGAAGCTATTTTGGAAGATTTGGGCGTCAGCGGTGGGCAGGACGAGCTTGTTCGGCTTCCTGGCTTCGATGAGGCGGGTGCCGACGTCGTTGCCCTCATCGGCCTAGGCTCTCAGAAGGAAGATGCTGCTGCCCACCGTGTTGCCTTGCGCTACGCAGCGGGCTCAGCCGTCCGCCAGCTTGCCGGCGTAGAAACCGTAGCCCTTGCCCTGGGCGCAGAGTCCGTCGAGGAAGTAGCAGCTATCGCAGAAGGCGCCGCCTACGGCGCTTTTGCCGATACCCAGCTGCGGGCCAAGACTGCCGATTCGGTCAAGGCTCCCGTCGCCGAGGTTCTCATTGTCACCGATGTAGCCCCCGCTGAGGCAGAAAGTGCCCTGACCCGGGCTCTCATTCTGGGTGAGGCCGTTGACCACACCCGCCGCCTGGTCAACACTCCGCCCTCCCACCTCTACCCCGAAACCTTCGCAGAGCGTGCCCTTACCCGCGTAGAGGGCCTTGACAATGTTGAAACCAAGGTCTGGGATTACGAAGAACTCGTTGCCGAAGGCTTCGGTGGCATCGCGGGTGTAGGCCAGGGCTCAGAGCGCAAGCCCCGCCTCGTAGAGGTCAAGTACACCCCCGAGAAGGCCGAAAAGACCGTTGCCATTGTGGGCAAGGGCATCACCTTCGATACCGGCGGCATTTCGCTCAAGCCCGCCGGCTCCATGACCACCATGAAGTCCGACATGGCAGGTGCCGCAACCGTCCTCAACGTCGTGGCAGCAGCTTCTGAGCTCAACCTGCCGGTTGCCGTACACGGTTACCTCTGCCTGGCCGAAAATATGCCCGGCGGCAACTCCATTCGCCCCGAAGATGTGCTGACCATGCGCAGCGGTCACACCGTTGAAGTCATGAATACCGACGCCGAAGGTCGCCTGGTCATGGCAGACGGCCTGGCCCTGGCCTCCGAGGGCGAGCCCGACGTCCTTCTCGACATCGCAACTCTCACCGGTGCCCAGCTCATCGCCCTGGGTGTGCGCACCGCCGCGGTCATGGGTGACGATACCGTCCGCCAGCAGGTTGTTGAAGCAGCTACCGAAGCCGGCGAAGACTACTGGCCCATGCCTATGCCCGAGCACCTGCGCAAGAGCCTCAAGTCCCCCGTCGCCGACCTACAGAACATCGGCTCCCGCTACGGTGGCATGCTGGTAGCCGGCCAGTTCCTCGAAGAATTCGTGGGCGAAAAGGACGGCGCCAAGATTCCTTGGGCTCACCTGGACTTCGCAGGCCCCTCCTTCAACGAGGAAGGCCCCTACGGCTACACCCCCAAGGAGGGCACTGGCCACTCCATCGCCACCCTGATTAAGTTCATCGAGGCCTACGCCTAA